One stretch of Anguilla anguilla isolate fAngAng1 chromosome 5, fAngAng1.pri, whole genome shotgun sequence DNA includes these proteins:
- the LOC118227704 gene encoding PHD and RING finger domain-containing protein 1-like isoform X3 has translation MDEEENQEGLANRKVSQGKVQRKLFVLTDEEDSAEEAGSSSDESVGSRQVDEAEEERDEDGEDSDGCPEGEDGVRKGVEAASAGVPAQLLDLSSDDEAEKCPICLHSFQEQPVATPSGCQHHFCLDCILEWSKNVNSCPVDRIPFSSIQLRKCHGGKVQKTIPVQEPVKAEEEEINVDFDQTSCEVCGRRDREDRLLLCDGCDAGYHIECLSPPLDAVPVEEWFCPECTCNNPHTDSTEEVSEDEVAALLTDAIPTTSRTSSAGRTRTIARTRQSERVRATVNRNRITQHVPRYLIQSTWLDETISAVLNSSACARSGRTGEKHRKTQRKKASTESSSSSSSKNRTAGKDLKVHRGHTRSTKLEQKQAVKKDPAHHSLITKGSTTGKPKQSPSTRPLGGHPKSRRASLSIYGDPLDLDPFDDESSAEGSPPLMDMSRRGLSHSALRSHQPVARPIQHGRSRGSISISEGDMVEDSAPVPDLLGSILSGQSLLLMDSTTMVINRDGSLKLGKPACESSSKTSISSHTNTYEFETEVQAGMASGSGLNGDPESFHSLPQIPSSSHRFPGPSSSSATPTSPLTPLIMPGNANVCSTNLVHEKPHKVYTPHPVNPVGMSQRSKTSTSSPSLPLRHSNSMSDRATREKGVRSGMGTGTVKQVPLKPLWLDVSRLPRIPKIRRGADSGTSLQGLAQDEQGRAEANRRQKQDRSGTSCSSSSSSSWTSALNPSSSSTGSFCISALRQTRCPTSPEGQVTSLGSAENQLSEMQSWNIQDRFHPIGSHLLGPEGVPEGETLDRHATGMMPEERGVVPRISGCKSYNADCQTKPETIEAIRERNKYLGYGENMKIERLCPQNLPLEGQPTICNSRADVAKKCRSHNMLSSQKQDTSLRSEKNKSKLKDQRSRSSSCSATRGKSHPDGRGRLKDSHARSGGRDGSWTDTEPKRKSREVTGSCSHSKEKKRVRSSPESSLSESPERPRRRRRRSPHRWSHSNSGHPSRNGVPSERDEWHNRTGSESQEFPQPRSRSRTRSRDRRKDWVKTQSSCRSKYRSTSKDGKRPRSRSLSREKKNEKDSSHSSCSTKSSLRTNSSASPTNMENYHKPVSLKYPKDLTDHEEMEQGKQFSSSVVSKLLKLRREKKASLSGVEEDISAFVFHDEKGKSRTRYKEKNKEKNKEKEKKGEEEIKPDLEKMTDTELIWVQSHIKSSCQSQIPSSVETDYKSAILPIRKKQQMTDSAGSVSSQKLFVAKEEKSMKESLPATNPKKRPKEIFVECTKQLSVDYTLNSLDVRRPDKAEATGTACDKGRTVITDTSETVGDLEATMITDTPETVGDMKAAMITDIPETVGDMKAAMITDTPETVGDMKAAMITDTPETVGDMEVAMITDTSVTVSEMDGGMITESFKTVGNLGSSAITDTPETVGDMENSVITDTPEPAGDMDAAVITDSSETVGDMEGTVITEASENVGHTEGAVITDTPDTIGDSESTVITDASETTDDMESTAISDVPKIAGDVGDTKIMDKPVVKQEGHLALKPAVIMTFSAFSKRPVKRVTWSLQELDAPPAQPTRMLLPNTLSHGSKDGPEIPASPSQVQDMKKMHLQERAIEEVKLAIRPFFQKKEITKDEYKEIWGKAVQKICHCKSGEISPERVASLVKAYVEKYKFLKKQQKDRQSQELEGTL, from the exons ATGGATGAGGAGGAAAACCAGGAAGGGCTGGCAAACAGGAAGGTTTCTCAAGGGAAAGTCCAGCGGAAATTATTCGTCCTCACAGATGAAG agGACAGCGCTGAAGAGGCAGGCAGCAGCTCAGACGAAAGTGTGGGTAGTAGGCAAGTGGATgaggctgaggaggagagagatgaagatgGAGAGGACAGTGATG GGTGTCCAGAAGGGGAGGACGGTGTTAGGAAGGGGGTGGAAGCTGCTTCAGCCGGGGTCCCTGCACAACTGCTGGATCTGAGTTCAGACGACGAAGCGGAGAAGTGCCCCATCTGTCTGCACTCTTTCCAGGAGCAGCCGGTGGCCACGCCCAGTGGCTGCCAGCACCACTTCTGCCTGGACTGCATCCTGGAGTGGTCCAAG AATGTGAACTCCTGTCCTGTTGATCGCATTCCCTTCAGCAGCATCCAGCTGAGGAAGTGTCACGGGGGGAAAGTCCAAAAAACG atccCAGTGCAGGAGCCAGTaaaggcagaggaggaggagatcaaTGTGGATTTTGACCAGACCAGCTGTGAAGTGTGTGGTCGACGTGACCGGGAAGACCGCCTGCTGCTGTGTGATGGCTGTGATGCAGG GTACCACATAGAGTGTTTGTCTCCCCCCCTGGACGCAGTACCTGTGGAGGAATGGTTCTGCCCAGAGTGTACTTGTAATAACCCCCACACAG ACTCCACTGAGGAGGTGAGTGAAGACGAGGTGGCGGCCCTCCTGACCGATGCCATTCCCACCACCAGCCGGACCTCCTCCGCGGGCCGGACGCGCACCATCGCCCGAACGCGCCAGAGCGAGCGGGTCCGAGCCACGGTGAACCGGAACCGCATCACACAG CATGTGCCCAGGTATTTAATACAGTCGACCTGGCTGGATGAGACGATCAGTGCTGTGCTGAACTCCTCTGCATGTGCACGCAGCGGAAGGACAG GTGAAAAACATAGGAAAACTCAGAGGAAGAAGGCGAGTACAgaatcctcttcctcttccagcAGTAAGAACAGAACTGCAGGGAAGGACTTAAAGGTACACAGAGGACACACCAGGAGCACCAAACTCGAGCAGAAACAG GCTGTGAAGAAAGACCCCGCCCACCATTCTCTCATCACCAAGGGCTCGACAACGGGGAAGCCGAAGCAGAGCCCCTCCACCAGACCCTTGGGAGGCCATCCCAAAAGCAGACGTGCCTCCCTCTCCATATATGGAGATCCCTTGGATCTGGACCCGTTTGATGACGA GAGCAGTGCAGAGGGGTCTCCGCCCCTGATGGACATGAGTAGGCGGGGGCTGTCCCACTCTGCCCTACGGTCTCACCAGCCTGTGGCCCGGCCCATTCAGCATGGTCGCTCCAG GGGCAGCATCAGTATTTCTGAGGGAGACATGGTGGAGGATTCAGCCCCAGTACCTGACCTGCTTGGCAGCATCCTGTCTGGCCAGAGCCTGCTGTTGATGGACAGCACTACCATGGTCATCAACCGAGATGGTTCTCTCAAGCTAGGAAAGCCAG CCTGTGAATCGTCATCGAAGACCAGCATCTCCAGCCACACCAATACTTACGAGTTTGAGACTGAGGTCCAAGCAGGGATGGCCAGTGGCTCTGGACTGAATGGAGATCCCGAGTCTTTCCACTCTCTCCCACAGATACCATCCTCATCGCACAGATTTCCTGGCCCCAGCTCATCTTCGGCTACACCTACGTCTCCTCTCACACCTCTCATCATGCCAGGAAACGCAAATGTCTGCTCAACAAACCTTGTGCATGAAAAGCCCCATAAAGTCTATACGCCCCACCCTGTGAATCCTGTTGGCATGAGCCAGAGAAGCAAAACCAGCACCAGcagtccttccctccctctgagGCACTCAAACAGCATGTCTGATAGGGCCACCAGAGAGAAGGGGGTGAGATCAGGGATGGGGACAGGGACAGTGAAACAGGTCCCTCTTAAACCTTTGTGGCTGGATGTCTCTAGGCTTCCTCGGATACCAAAGATCAGAAGAGGAGCAGACAGCGGGACCAGCCTGCAGGGGTTGGCCCAGGACgagcaggggagagcagaggCCAACAGGAGACAGAAGCAGGACAGATCAggcacctcctgctcctcctcctcatcctcttcctggACTTCTGCATTGAACCCGAGCTCCTCTTCTACAGGGAGCTTCTGCATCAGTGCCCTCAGACAAACCAGATGCCCTACCAGCCCAGAGGGGCAGGTTACCTCCCTAGGCTCTGCAGAGAATCAACTCTCAGAGATGCAAAGCTGGAACATTCAAGACCGCTTCCACCCAATTGGCTCACACTTGCTTGGCCCAGAGGGTGTCCCAGAGGGCGAGACTCTGGACCGTCATGCTACTGGTATGATGCCAGAAGAAAGGGGGGTGGTGCCACGCATTTCTGGATGTAAGTCCTACAATGCTGATTGCCAAACAAAACCTGAAACTATTGAGGCCATAAGggagagaaataaatatttaggatACGGTGAAAATATGAAGATTGAAAGATTATGCCCTCAGAATTTGCCCCTTGAAGGGCAGCCTACCATTTGTAACAGCAGAGCAGATGTGGCAAAGAAATGCAGGTCTCACAATATGCTGTCATCCCAGAAACAAGACACCAGCTTGCGCAGTGAGAAGAATAAATCCAAGCTCAAGGATCAGCGCTCCAGGTCATCTTCATGTTCAGCGACAAGAGGGAAATCTCATCCAGACGGGAGAGGCAGGTTGAAGGACTCCCACGCTAGGTCTGGTGGTCGAGATGGCAGCTGGACGGACACAGAGCCCAAGAGAAAGAGCAGGGAGGTGACTGGGAGTTGTTCCCACtccaaagagaaaaagagagtgcgGTCCTCACCAGAGAGCTCTCTGTCTGAGTCTCCTGAGAGACCCAGAAGGAGAAGGAGACGTTCTCCACACCGATGGTCCCACTCCAACAGTGGACACCCATCCAGAAACGGGGTACCCAGTGAAAGGGATGAGTGGCACAACAGGACAGGCAGTGAGAGCCAGGAATTCCCTCAGCCACGGTCCAGGTCCAGGACCAGGTCTAGAGACAGGAGGAAAGACTGGGTGAAGACACAGTCCTCATGTAGGTCAAAGTACAGATCCACGTCAAAAGATGGGAAGAGGCCAAGGTCCAGATCTCTGtcaagagagaagaaaaatgaaaaagactcATCACACAGCTCTTGCTCTACAAAAAGTTCTCTGAGAACAAACTCGTCAGCATCTCCCACAAACATGGAAAACTACCACAAACCTGTCTCTCTCAAATATCCTAAAGATCTCACAGACCATGAAGAAATGGAGCAGGGAAAACAGTTTTCTTCCAGTGTCGTGAGCAAACTCCTAAAattgagaagagaaaaaaaagcttctctCAGTGGAGTCGAAGAAGATATCTCTGCTTTTGTGTTTCATGATGAGAAAGGGAAAAGTAGAACAAggtataaagaaaaaaacaaagaaaagaacaaagaaaaagaaaaaaagggggaagaagaaataaaaccagatTTAGAGAAAATGACGGACACTGAGCTGATTTGGGTACAGTCACATATAAAATCTTCCTGCCAGTCCCAGATTCCCTCTTCTGTGGAAACTGATTATAAATCTGCTATTCTCCCCAtcagaaaaaagcagcagaTGACCGATAGTGCAGGTAGTGTTTCATCTCAGAAACTGTTTGTGGCAAAGGAGGAGAAGAGTATGAAAGAATCCCTACCAGCTACAAACCCAAAGAAACGGCCAAAGGAGATCTTTGTAGAGTGCACCAAACAGCTCAGTGTGGACTACACTCTCAATAGCCTTGATGTCAGAAGGCCTGATAAAGCAGAAGCAACTGGGACTGCATGTGACAAGGGGAGAACCGTGATTACAGACACATCTGAGACTGTAGGTGACCTAGAGGCTACCATGATTACAGATACACCTGAGACTGTAGGTGACATGAAGGCTGCAATGATTACAGACATACCTGAGACTGTAGGTGACATGAAGGCTGCCATGATTACAGACACACCTGAGACTGTAGGTGACATGAAGGCTGCCATGATTACAGACACACCTGAGACTGTAGGTGACATGGAGGTTGCCATGATTACAGACACATCTGTGACTGTAAGTGAAATGGATGGTGGCATGATTACAGAGTCATTTAAGACCGTAGGTAACCTGGGGAGCAGTGCGATTACAGACACTCCTGAGACTGTAGGTGACATGGAGAACAGTGTGATTACAGACACTCCTGAGCCTGCAGGAGACATGGATGCTGCCGTGATTACAGACTCCTCTGAGACTGTTGGTGACATGGAGGGCACTGTGATTACAGAGGCCTCTGAGAACGTAGGTCACACGGAGGGTGCCGTGATTACCGACACACCAGACACTATTGGTGACTCAGAGAGCACTGTGATTACAGATGCATCTGAGACCACTGATGACATGGAGAGCACCGCGATATCAGACGTACCCAAGATTGCAGGTGACGTGGGAGATACTAAGATTATGGACAAGCCTGTGGTCAAGCAGGAGGGCCATCTGGCACTCAAACCTGCTGTGATCATGACCTTCAGTGCCTTCTCTAAACGTCCTGTGAAGAGGGTAACCTGGAGTCTGCAGGAACTGGATGCACCTCCTGCACAACCAACAAGAA TGCTTCTTCCGAATACCCTGAGTCATGGCAGCAAAGATGGTCCTGAAATACCTGCTAGCCCCTCCCAAGTACAG GACATGAAGAAAATGCACCTGCAGGAAAGAGCCATTGAGGAGGTGAAACTGGCCATCCGGCCATTTTTTCAGAAGAAAGAAATCACAAAGGATGAGTACAAAGAAATCTGGGGCAAAGCTGTCCAGAAG ATTTGCCACTGCAAAAGTGGTGAGATCAGCCCAGAGAGAGTTGCCAGTTTGGTGAAGGCTTATGTGGAAAAGTATAAGTTCCTCAAAAAACAGCAGAAGGACAGGCAGAGCCAAGAGCTGGAGGGGACCCTTTGA
- the LOC118227704 gene encoding PHD and RING finger domain-containing protein 1-like isoform X2 — MDEEENQEGLANRKVSQGKVQRKLFVLTDEEDSAEEAGSSSDESVGSRQVDEAEEERDEDGEDSDGCPEGEDGVRKGVEAASAGVPAQLLDLSSDDEAEKCPICLHSFQEQPVATPSGCQHHFCLDCILEWSKNVNSCPVDRIPFSSIQLRKCHGGKVQKTIPVQEPVKAEEEEINVDFDQTSCEVCGRRDREDRLLLCDGCDAGYHIECLSPPLDAVPVEEWFCPECTCNNPHTDSTEEVSEDEVAALLTDAIPTTSRTSSAGRTRTIARTRQSERVRATVNRNRITQARAIQHVPRYLIQSTWLDETISAVLNSSACARSGRTGEKHRKTQRKKASTESSSSSSSKNRTAGKDLKVHRGHTRSTKLEQKQAVKKDPAHHSLITKGSTTGKPKQSPSTRPLGGHPKSRRASLSIYGDPLDLDPFDDDAEGSPPLMDMSRRGLSHSALRSHQPVARPIQHGRSRGSISISEGDMVEDSAPVPDLLGSILSGQSLLLMDSTTMVINRDGSLKLGKPACESSSKTSISSHTNTYEFETEVQAGMASGSGLNGDPESFHSLPQIPSSSHRFPGPSSSSATPTSPLTPLIMPGNANVCSTNLVHEKPHKVYTPHPVNPVGMSQRSKTSTSSPSLPLRHSNSMSDRATREKGVRSGMGTGTVKQVPLKPLWLDVSRLPRIPKIRRGADSGTSLQGLAQDEQGRAEANRRQKQDRSGTSCSSSSSSSWTSALNPSSSSTGSFCISALRQTRCPTSPEGQVTSLGSAENQLSEMQSWNIQDRFHPIGSHLLGPEGVPEGETLDRHATGMMPEERGVVPRISGCKSYNADCQTKPETIEAIRERNKYLGYGENMKIERLCPQNLPLEGQPTICNSRADVAKKCRSHNMLSSQKQDTSLRSEKNKSKLKDQRSRSSSCSATRGKSHPDGRGRLKDSHARSGGRDGSWTDTEPKRKSREVTGSCSHSKEKKRVRSSPESSLSESPERPRRRRRRSPHRWSHSNSGHPSRNGVPSERDEWHNRTGSESQEFPQPRSRSRTRSRDRRKDWVKTQSSCRSKYRSTSKDGKRPRSRSLSREKKNEKDSSHSSCSTKSSLRTNSSASPTNMENYHKPVSLKYPKDLTDHEEMEQGKQFSSSVVSKLLKLRREKKASLSGVEEDISAFVFHDEKGKSRTRYKEKNKEKNKEKEKKGEEEIKPDLEKMTDTELIWVQSHIKSSCQSQIPSSVETDYKSAILPIRKKQQMTDSAGSVSSQKLFVAKEEKSMKESLPATNPKKRPKEIFVECTKQLSVDYTLNSLDVRRPDKAEATGTACDKGRTVITDTSETVGDLEATMITDTPETVGDMKAAMITDIPETVGDMKAAMITDTPETVGDMKAAMITDTPETVGDMEVAMITDTSVTVSEMDGGMITESFKTVGNLGSSAITDTPETVGDMENSVITDTPEPAGDMDAAVITDSSETVGDMEGTVITEASENVGHTEGAVITDTPDTIGDSESTVITDASETTDDMESTAISDVPKIAGDVGDTKIMDKPVVKQEGHLALKPAVIMTFSAFSKRPVKRVTWSLQELDAPPAQPTRMLLPNTLSHGSKDGPEIPASPSQVQDMKKMHLQERAIEEVKLAIRPFFQKKEITKDEYKEIWGKAVQKICHCKSGEISPERVASLVKAYVEKYKFLKKQQKDRQSQELEGTL, encoded by the exons ATGGATGAGGAGGAAAACCAGGAAGGGCTGGCAAACAGGAAGGTTTCTCAAGGGAAAGTCCAGCGGAAATTATTCGTCCTCACAGATGAAG agGACAGCGCTGAAGAGGCAGGCAGCAGCTCAGACGAAAGTGTGGGTAGTAGGCAAGTGGATgaggctgaggaggagagagatgaagatgGAGAGGACAGTGATG GGTGTCCAGAAGGGGAGGACGGTGTTAGGAAGGGGGTGGAAGCTGCTTCAGCCGGGGTCCCTGCACAACTGCTGGATCTGAGTTCAGACGACGAAGCGGAGAAGTGCCCCATCTGTCTGCACTCTTTCCAGGAGCAGCCGGTGGCCACGCCCAGTGGCTGCCAGCACCACTTCTGCCTGGACTGCATCCTGGAGTGGTCCAAG AATGTGAACTCCTGTCCTGTTGATCGCATTCCCTTCAGCAGCATCCAGCTGAGGAAGTGTCACGGGGGGAAAGTCCAAAAAACG atccCAGTGCAGGAGCCAGTaaaggcagaggaggaggagatcaaTGTGGATTTTGACCAGACCAGCTGTGAAGTGTGTGGTCGACGTGACCGGGAAGACCGCCTGCTGCTGTGTGATGGCTGTGATGCAGG GTACCACATAGAGTGTTTGTCTCCCCCCCTGGACGCAGTACCTGTGGAGGAATGGTTCTGCCCAGAGTGTACTTGTAATAACCCCCACACAG ACTCCACTGAGGAGGTGAGTGAAGACGAGGTGGCGGCCCTCCTGACCGATGCCATTCCCACCACCAGCCGGACCTCCTCCGCGGGCCGGACGCGCACCATCGCCCGAACGCGCCAGAGCGAGCGGGTCCGAGCCACGGTGAACCGGAACCGCATCACACAGGCGCGTGCTATCCAG CATGTGCCCAGGTATTTAATACAGTCGACCTGGCTGGATGAGACGATCAGTGCTGTGCTGAACTCCTCTGCATGTGCACGCAGCGGAAGGACAG GTGAAAAACATAGGAAAACTCAGAGGAAGAAGGCGAGTACAgaatcctcttcctcttccagcAGTAAGAACAGAACTGCAGGGAAGGACTTAAAGGTACACAGAGGACACACCAGGAGCACCAAACTCGAGCAGAAACAG GCTGTGAAGAAAGACCCCGCCCACCATTCTCTCATCACCAAGGGCTCGACAACGGGGAAGCCGAAGCAGAGCCCCTCCACCAGACCCTTGGGAGGCCATCCCAAAAGCAGACGTGCCTCCCTCTCCATATATGGAGATCCCTTGGATCTGGACCCGTTTGATGACGA TGCAGAGGGGTCTCCGCCCCTGATGGACATGAGTAGGCGGGGGCTGTCCCACTCTGCCCTACGGTCTCACCAGCCTGTGGCCCGGCCCATTCAGCATGGTCGCTCCAG GGGCAGCATCAGTATTTCTGAGGGAGACATGGTGGAGGATTCAGCCCCAGTACCTGACCTGCTTGGCAGCATCCTGTCTGGCCAGAGCCTGCTGTTGATGGACAGCACTACCATGGTCATCAACCGAGATGGTTCTCTCAAGCTAGGAAAGCCAG CCTGTGAATCGTCATCGAAGACCAGCATCTCCAGCCACACCAATACTTACGAGTTTGAGACTGAGGTCCAAGCAGGGATGGCCAGTGGCTCTGGACTGAATGGAGATCCCGAGTCTTTCCACTCTCTCCCACAGATACCATCCTCATCGCACAGATTTCCTGGCCCCAGCTCATCTTCGGCTACACCTACGTCTCCTCTCACACCTCTCATCATGCCAGGAAACGCAAATGTCTGCTCAACAAACCTTGTGCATGAAAAGCCCCATAAAGTCTATACGCCCCACCCTGTGAATCCTGTTGGCATGAGCCAGAGAAGCAAAACCAGCACCAGcagtccttccctccctctgagGCACTCAAACAGCATGTCTGATAGGGCCACCAGAGAGAAGGGGGTGAGATCAGGGATGGGGACAGGGACAGTGAAACAGGTCCCTCTTAAACCTTTGTGGCTGGATGTCTCTAGGCTTCCTCGGATACCAAAGATCAGAAGAGGAGCAGACAGCGGGACCAGCCTGCAGGGGTTGGCCCAGGACgagcaggggagagcagaggCCAACAGGAGACAGAAGCAGGACAGATCAggcacctcctgctcctcctcctcatcctcttcctggACTTCTGCATTGAACCCGAGCTCCTCTTCTACAGGGAGCTTCTGCATCAGTGCCCTCAGACAAACCAGATGCCCTACCAGCCCAGAGGGGCAGGTTACCTCCCTAGGCTCTGCAGAGAATCAACTCTCAGAGATGCAAAGCTGGAACATTCAAGACCGCTTCCACCCAATTGGCTCACACTTGCTTGGCCCAGAGGGTGTCCCAGAGGGCGAGACTCTGGACCGTCATGCTACTGGTATGATGCCAGAAGAAAGGGGGGTGGTGCCACGCATTTCTGGATGTAAGTCCTACAATGCTGATTGCCAAACAAAACCTGAAACTATTGAGGCCATAAGggagagaaataaatatttaggatACGGTGAAAATATGAAGATTGAAAGATTATGCCCTCAGAATTTGCCCCTTGAAGGGCAGCCTACCATTTGTAACAGCAGAGCAGATGTGGCAAAGAAATGCAGGTCTCACAATATGCTGTCATCCCAGAAACAAGACACCAGCTTGCGCAGTGAGAAGAATAAATCCAAGCTCAAGGATCAGCGCTCCAGGTCATCTTCATGTTCAGCGACAAGAGGGAAATCTCATCCAGACGGGAGAGGCAGGTTGAAGGACTCCCACGCTAGGTCTGGTGGTCGAGATGGCAGCTGGACGGACACAGAGCCCAAGAGAAAGAGCAGGGAGGTGACTGGGAGTTGTTCCCACtccaaagagaaaaagagagtgcgGTCCTCACCAGAGAGCTCTCTGTCTGAGTCTCCTGAGAGACCCAGAAGGAGAAGGAGACGTTCTCCACACCGATGGTCCCACTCCAACAGTGGACACCCATCCAGAAACGGGGTACCCAGTGAAAGGGATGAGTGGCACAACAGGACAGGCAGTGAGAGCCAGGAATTCCCTCAGCCACGGTCCAGGTCCAGGACCAGGTCTAGAGACAGGAGGAAAGACTGGGTGAAGACACAGTCCTCATGTAGGTCAAAGTACAGATCCACGTCAAAAGATGGGAAGAGGCCAAGGTCCAGATCTCTGtcaagagagaagaaaaatgaaaaagactcATCACACAGCTCTTGCTCTACAAAAAGTTCTCTGAGAACAAACTCGTCAGCATCTCCCACAAACATGGAAAACTACCACAAACCTGTCTCTCTCAAATATCCTAAAGATCTCACAGACCATGAAGAAATGGAGCAGGGAAAACAGTTTTCTTCCAGTGTCGTGAGCAAACTCCTAAAattgagaagagaaaaaaaagcttctctCAGTGGAGTCGAAGAAGATATCTCTGCTTTTGTGTTTCATGATGAGAAAGGGAAAAGTAGAACAAggtataaagaaaaaaacaaagaaaagaacaaagaaaaagaaaaaaagggggaagaagaaataaaaccagatTTAGAGAAAATGACGGACACTGAGCTGATTTGGGTACAGTCACATATAAAATCTTCCTGCCAGTCCCAGATTCCCTCTTCTGTGGAAACTGATTATAAATCTGCTATTCTCCCCAtcagaaaaaagcagcagaTGACCGATAGTGCAGGTAGTGTTTCATCTCAGAAACTGTTTGTGGCAAAGGAGGAGAAGAGTATGAAAGAATCCCTACCAGCTACAAACCCAAAGAAACGGCCAAAGGAGATCTTTGTAGAGTGCACCAAACAGCTCAGTGTGGACTACACTCTCAATAGCCTTGATGTCAGAAGGCCTGATAAAGCAGAAGCAACTGGGACTGCATGTGACAAGGGGAGAACCGTGATTACAGACACATCTGAGACTGTAGGTGACCTAGAGGCTACCATGATTACAGATACACCTGAGACTGTAGGTGACATGAAGGCTGCAATGATTACAGACATACCTGAGACTGTAGGTGACATGAAGGCTGCCATGATTACAGACACACCTGAGACTGTAGGTGACATGAAGGCTGCCATGATTACAGACACACCTGAGACTGTAGGTGACATGGAGGTTGCCATGATTACAGACACATCTGTGACTGTAAGTGAAATGGATGGTGGCATGATTACAGAGTCATTTAAGACCGTAGGTAACCTGGGGAGCAGTGCGATTACAGACACTCCTGAGACTGTAGGTGACATGGAGAACAGTGTGATTACAGACACTCCTGAGCCTGCAGGAGACATGGATGCTGCCGTGATTACAGACTCCTCTGAGACTGTTGGTGACATGGAGGGCACTGTGATTACAGAGGCCTCTGAGAACGTAGGTCACACGGAGGGTGCCGTGATTACCGACACACCAGACACTATTGGTGACTCAGAGAGCACTGTGATTACAGATGCATCTGAGACCACTGATGACATGGAGAGCACCGCGATATCAGACGTACCCAAGATTGCAGGTGACGTGGGAGATACTAAGATTATGGACAAGCCTGTGGTCAAGCAGGAGGGCCATCTGGCACTCAAACCTGCTGTGATCATGACCTTCAGTGCCTTCTCTAAACGTCCTGTGAAGAGGGTAACCTGGAGTCTGCAGGAACTGGATGCACCTCCTGCACAACCAACAAGAA TGCTTCTTCCGAATACCCTGAGTCATGGCAGCAAAGATGGTCCTGAAATACCTGCTAGCCCCTCCCAAGTACAG GACATGAAGAAAATGCACCTGCAGGAAAGAGCCATTGAGGAGGTGAAACTGGCCATCCGGCCATTTTTTCAGAAGAAAGAAATCACAAAGGATGAGTACAAAGAAATCTGGGGCAAAGCTGTCCAGAAG ATTTGCCACTGCAAAAGTGGTGAGATCAGCCCAGAGAGAGTTGCCAGTTTGGTGAAGGCTTATGTGGAAAAGTATAAGTTCCTCAAAAAACAGCAGAAGGACAGGCAGAGCCAAGAGCTGGAGGGGACCCTTTGA